One Microbacterium trichothecenolyticum DNA window includes the following coding sequences:
- a CDS encoding anchored repeat ABC transporter, substrate-binding protein has translation MVTTTGILRDLVHNVGGDRVDVVSLVPDRADPHAYEPTLRDARNVVYADVAFSNYAMLEEQSVIKTLDANLRSDAVSVSLAEESVKYAAEIIPLVEDVSLDTVWLGLRAQGRGVAYGATRTSEVQLSAVAATGPGSIVAYLTGSFGDTDRYIDSSDGFDPADGYRDDTVTLPADAHTHLSWAFTEPGTYTLTLRARLQVDDTARPVDLGEATYVFAVGIDPREAATEAGLTDPVVLDRGHADLTVDVDAARLGVRYDPSGGGDHTQRTLAADGVIVEVPAKARTEIPAGEEFRFLGRAGQPVYQLAQAVLGKHVHGEIDPHLWQDVRNAIAYVQLIRDTLIGADPAHARDYTENARRYLGELDAVDAEVRASYASIPPGDRYLVTTHDAFGYLAHAYGLEIAGFVTPNPAVEPSLADRRRLADTIRNLHVPAVFLEPNLAARSSTLTDVADDLGIRVCPIYGDAFSDTVTTYLQLVRANADSVRSCLSPSVEGTP, from the coding sequence GTGGTCACCACGACCGGCATCCTGCGGGATCTCGTGCACAACGTCGGCGGCGACCGCGTGGACGTGGTCTCGCTCGTGCCCGACCGCGCCGACCCACACGCGTACGAGCCGACGCTGCGCGATGCCCGCAACGTCGTCTACGCCGACGTGGCCTTCTCCAACTACGCGATGCTCGAGGAGCAGTCGGTCATCAAGACCCTGGATGCCAATCTGCGCAGCGACGCGGTGAGCGTCTCGCTCGCCGAGGAGTCGGTGAAGTACGCGGCCGAGATCATCCCGCTCGTCGAGGACGTGTCGCTCGACACCGTGTGGCTCGGACTTCGGGCACAGGGGCGGGGGGTCGCGTACGGGGCGACCCGCACGTCGGAGGTGCAGTTGTCGGCGGTCGCGGCCACCGGGCCGGGCTCGATCGTGGCGTACCTCACCGGGTCGTTCGGCGACACCGATCGCTACATCGACTCGTCCGACGGGTTCGACCCCGCGGACGGGTACCGCGACGACACGGTGACCCTTCCCGCCGATGCGCACACGCACCTGTCGTGGGCGTTCACCGAACCCGGCACCTACACGCTGACGCTCCGCGCGCGGTTGCAGGTCGACGACACCGCGCGCCCCGTCGACCTCGGCGAGGCGACCTACGTCTTCGCGGTCGGTATCGACCCGCGGGAGGCTGCGACCGAGGCCGGGCTCACCGATCCCGTCGTGCTCGACAGGGGGCACGCCGATCTCACGGTCGACGTGGATGCGGCCCGCCTCGGCGTGCGATACGACCCGAGCGGCGGCGGAGACCACACGCAGCGAACCCTTGCCGCCGACGGTGTGATCGTCGAGGTGCCCGCCAAAGCGCGCACGGAGATTCCCGCGGGGGAGGAGTTCCGCTTCCTCGGGCGCGCGGGTCAGCCCGTGTACCAGCTCGCGCAAGCCGTCCTCGGCAAGCACGTGCACGGCGAGATCGACCCGCACCTCTGGCAGGACGTGCGCAACGCGATCGCCTACGTGCAGCTGATCCGTGACACCCTCATCGGCGCCGACCCCGCCCACGCGCGGGACTACACCGAGAACGCGCGACGGTACCTCGGGGAGCTGGATGCCGTGGATGCCGAGGTGCGCGCGAGCTACGCGAGCATCCCGCCCGGTGACCGGTATCTGGTGACCACGCACGACGCGTTCGGCTATCTCGCGCATGCGTACGGGCTCGAGATCGCCGGTTTCGTCACCCCGAACCCCGCGGTCGAGCCCTCGCTCGCCGACCGCCGCCGGCTCGCCGACACGATCCGGAACCTCCACGTGCCCGCGGTCTTCCTCGAGCCGAACCTCGCCGCACGCTCGTCGACGCTCACCGACGTCGCCGACGACCTCGGCATCCGGGTCTGCCCCATTTACGGAGACGCCTTCTCCGACACCGTGACCACCTACCTACAGCTCGTGCGTGCCAACGCCGACAGCGTGCGCTCGTGCTTGTCCCCCTCCGTGGAAGGAACCCCATGA
- a CDS encoding choice-of-anchor M domain-containing protein, which translates to MLHVRDEGKLVVPDDAAYSFVGAEPGSEVWVAPQTQDPDVVWIGWNTQDPAVMQTVDRGVTLSLRAVEGPGIMTTYLQSGSFGAPQVLWDSRIAEAQPVWVDVNTHTHANWVFTAPGVYLVELTAEADLIDGSHVSDTQRLRFAVGTSTSPDEAFAATWTEGADAESAAPVSVATAPPSPDSPLVPILVTAIVVVAVGIAGGAIAVSVRSARAKRAVLQRGAAGTDAEREASV; encoded by the coding sequence GTGCTCCACGTGCGCGACGAGGGCAAGCTCGTCGTGCCCGACGACGCCGCGTACTCCTTCGTGGGCGCGGAGCCGGGGAGCGAGGTGTGGGTCGCGCCCCAGACGCAGGATCCCGACGTCGTCTGGATCGGGTGGAACACCCAGGATCCGGCGGTGATGCAGACCGTCGACCGCGGGGTCACACTGTCGCTGCGGGCCGTCGAAGGGCCGGGCATCATGACGACCTACCTGCAGTCGGGCTCGTTCGGTGCCCCACAGGTGCTCTGGGACTCCCGCATCGCCGAGGCGCAGCCGGTGTGGGTCGATGTGAACACCCACACGCACGCCAACTGGGTGTTCACCGCCCCGGGGGTCTACCTCGTCGAGCTCACCGCCGAAGCCGACCTGATCGACGGCTCGCACGTATCGGACACGCAGCGTCTGCGGTTCGCCGTCGGCACCTCCACCTCGCCCGACGAGGCGTTCGCGGCGACGTGGACGGAGGGGGCGGACGCCGAGTCCGCTGCCCCCGTGAGCGTTGCGACCGCGCCGCCGAGCCCCGACTCGCCCCTCGTGCCGATCCTCGTCACGGCGATCGTCGTCGTGGCGGTGGGAATCGCCGGTGGGGCGATCGCCGTCTCGGTGCGCTCCGCGCGCGCCAAGCGAGCCGTCCTCCAGCGAGGGGCGGCGGGAACGGATGCCGAGAGGGAGGCGTCGGTGTGA
- a CDS encoding anchored repeat-type ABC transporter ATP-binding subunit produces MTALEVRGVCVDLGGRRVLQDVDLVVERGELVGLLGPNGAGKTTLLRTVLGLQPTVAGRVLVEGRVTRPGRAAIGYVPQRHEFAWDFPISVADVVMTGLTGRLGLLRRPGRREWEAVAEALERVRMSELAERPVGQLSGGQRQRVLVARALALKPAVLLLDEPFTGLDMPTQGLLAALFADLAHEGHAVLMTTHDLLGAIDGADRLALLNRTIVAAGTPAHLARDTRAWREAFGVGPDSALVRMVRSVA; encoded by the coding sequence GTGACGGCGCTCGAAGTGAGAGGGGTCTGCGTCGACCTGGGGGGCCGGCGCGTGCTGCAGGACGTCGACCTCGTCGTGGAGCGTGGAGAGCTCGTCGGCCTCCTCGGGCCGAACGGCGCGGGCAAGACGACGTTGCTGCGCACGGTGCTCGGGCTCCAGCCGACAGTCGCGGGCCGGGTCCTCGTCGAGGGGCGGGTGACTCGCCCGGGCCGCGCGGCCATCGGCTACGTGCCCCAGCGGCACGAGTTCGCCTGGGACTTCCCGATCTCGGTCGCCGATGTCGTGATGACGGGCCTGACCGGACGGCTGGGGCTGCTGCGCCGACCCGGTCGCCGGGAGTGGGAGGCCGTGGCCGAAGCCCTCGAGCGGGTGCGGATGTCCGAGCTTGCCGAGCGCCCCGTCGGGCAGCTGTCGGGCGGTCAGCGCCAGCGCGTCCTGGTCGCACGAGCTCTGGCCCTGAAGCCCGCCGTCCTCCTGCTCGACGAGCCCTTCACGGGTCTCGACATGCCGACCCAGGGTCTGCTCGCGGCGCTCTTCGCCGATCTCGCGCACGAAGGGCACGCCGTGCTCATGACCACGCACGATCTGCTCGGCGCGATCGACGGCGCCGATCGCCTCGCGTTGCTCAACCGCACGATCGTCGCGGCCGGAACGCCCGCGCATCTCGCGCGAGACACACGGGCGTGGCGCGAGGCTTTCGGTGTCGGACCGGACTCCGCGCTCGTCCGCATGGTGCGGAGCGTCGCATGA
- a CDS encoding anchored repeat-type ABC transporter permease subunit, whose protein sequence is MSPVDFVVDLLNPDLAFLPKALAVAVMSSIVCGIVGTYVVLRGMAFIGDAVAHAVFPGLAVAFVVSGNLVLGGTIAGVLTAVVVAVFAQNRRLKEDSIIGIFFVAAFALGIVVISQAPGYAGSLQQFLFGSITGIPDEDLPVIAVASVVVLAAVLLLNKELVTVSLDRESARALGLRVFWLDLALYVLVTLAVVISVQTIGNILVLALLVTPAATARLLTDRLGVMMLLAPAIGAGAALIGLYLSWSWALPTGGTIVLVLTAVFLGAWTLSPRQGVIGRVLARRRPTPSSRDRLSRGTVASPRADAAPLAPELAPEGRP, encoded by the coding sequence ATGAGCCCCGTCGATTTCGTCGTGGATCTGCTCAACCCCGATCTCGCGTTCCTCCCGAAGGCCCTGGCGGTGGCGGTGATGTCGTCGATCGTGTGCGGCATCGTCGGCACCTACGTGGTGCTGCGCGGAATGGCTTTCATCGGCGACGCGGTCGCGCACGCGGTGTTCCCGGGACTCGCCGTCGCCTTCGTCGTGTCGGGCAACCTCGTGCTGGGCGGGACGATCGCCGGCGTCCTCACCGCGGTCGTCGTGGCCGTGTTCGCCCAGAACCGTCGGCTCAAAGAGGACTCGATCATCGGGATCTTCTTCGTCGCCGCCTTCGCGCTCGGCATCGTGGTCATCTCGCAGGCGCCAGGGTACGCGGGATCGCTCCAGCAGTTCCTCTTCGGCTCGATCACCGGCATCCCCGACGAGGACCTTCCCGTCATCGCCGTGGCGTCCGTCGTCGTCCTCGCCGCGGTGCTCCTGCTGAACAAGGAGCTCGTCACGGTGAGCCTGGACCGAGAATCTGCCCGGGCGCTCGGCCTGCGGGTGTTCTGGCTCGACCTGGCGCTCTACGTGCTGGTGACCCTCGCCGTCGTCATCAGCGTCCAGACCATCGGCAACATCCTCGTGCTGGCGCTGTTGGTCACCCCGGCCGCCACCGCGCGGCTGCTCACCGACCGCCTCGGCGTCATGATGCTGCTCGCGCCGGCCATCGGAGCGGGCGCCGCGCTCATCGGGCTGTACCTCTCGTGGTCGTGGGCCCTGCCCACCGGGGGAACGATCGTCCTCGTGCTGACCGCGGTGTTCCTCGGGGCCTGGACGCTGTCTCCGCGCCAGGGGGTGATCGGCCGTGTCCTCGCTCGGCGCCGGCCGACGCCCTCGTCTCGCGACCGTCTTTCGCGCGGAACGGTCGCTTCGCCACGAGCGGACGCTGCCCCTCTCGCGCCCGAACTCGCCCCGGAAGGACGACCATGA
- a CDS encoding lytic transglycosylase domain-containing protein, translating to MTDPEPLLPPVSRSRLWPVVTIVLALLAVGILTVGVGALAVTPPVRQGAVSAPAASAEPDPGTSFAPTPGPTVAVTRTDGAVAARTPVSELADPEWIDRVSASTGIPARALAAYAGAVLDVSRTHPGCGIGWNTVAAMGLVESEHGSMNGAHLAADGTVSPAIIGIPLDGNGTEIVRDTDRGAIDGDAEWDRAVGPLQFIPSTWAQVGRDGNRDGVVDVNQIDDAALSTAGHLCDVGGDLTVAQNWIAAVHAYNPSIEYNNRVAAAAEQYAAAR from the coding sequence ATGACCGATCCCGAACCGCTGCTCCCACCCGTATCGCGTTCACGCCTGTGGCCCGTTGTGACCATCGTCCTCGCGCTGCTCGCCGTCGGCATCCTCACCGTCGGCGTCGGAGCGCTGGCCGTGACCCCTCCAGTCCGGCAGGGCGCCGTCTCGGCTCCAGCCGCTTCGGCGGAACCCGACCCGGGGACCTCGTTCGCGCCCACTCCCGGGCCCACCGTGGCCGTGACCCGAACGGACGGCGCGGTCGCGGCACGAACGCCCGTGTCGGAGCTCGCCGACCCCGAGTGGATCGACCGGGTCTCGGCATCCACCGGCATCCCCGCCCGGGCGCTCGCCGCCTACGCGGGCGCCGTCCTCGACGTCTCACGCACCCATCCCGGCTGCGGGATCGGCTGGAACACGGTCGCGGCGATGGGCCTCGTCGAGAGCGAGCACGGCAGCATGAACGGCGCCCACCTCGCGGCCGACGGCACGGTGTCGCCCGCCATCATCGGCATCCCTCTCGATGGGAACGGCACCGAGATCGTGCGCGACACGGATCGTGGAGCGATCGACGGAGACGCCGAGTGGGATCGCGCCGTGGGGCCGCTGCAGTTCATTCCCTCCACGTGGGCGCAGGTCGGGCGCGACGGCAACCGCGACGGGGTCGTCGACGTCAACCAGATCGACGACGCCGCCCTCTCGACCGCCGGGCACCTGTGCGACGTGGGCGGCGATCTCACCGTCGCGCAGAACTGGATCGCCGCTGTCCACGCGTACAACCCGTCGATCGAGTACAACAACCGCGTGGCCGCCGCCGCCGAGCAGTACGCGGCGGCACGCTGA
- a CDS encoding ATP-dependent Clp protease ATP-binding subunit, which translates to MPEDFTPGAGDDGAQSFDEFLARYLAGEQARAQRSIDLSRFLSARTQDALHEAGRFALGRGQRELDALHVLHVLVGRSPAKDAVSRLGADPAAIARAAESRLPAAAAPAHVDGAVVAGSVQRALFHAFQVARAAGSTYVDPDHLFFALVLAQDAPAGQILAQAGVTAEALTQGVRETVVGGDAASAPSESASTTPNLDRFGTDLTARAAAGELDPVIGRADEIEQTIEILSRRTKNNPVLIGEAGVGKTAVVEGLARAIVAGEVPEQLRGTRVVSIDLAAMLAGARYRGDFEERLTQTMDEISASEKLVVFIDEVHTLVGAGGSGDGSMDAGNILKPRLARGDVHLIGATTLREYRTIEKDPALERRLQPVRVGEPSIPDAVEILRGLRPAYEEHHAVTYTDDALRAAVELSDRYLSERVLPDKAIDLIDQAGARLRLRLGVSVDTSALIERLATLEADKNAAVSAEHYEEASRLRDEISAVQARLDEATRTPHVAAVVDEPEIAAVISRATGIPVARLTATERGRLADLETELHARVIGQDDAVAAVAKAVRRNRTGMGDENRPVGSFLFLGPTGVGKTELAKALAGSLFDDDSAVIRFDMSEFGERHTVSRLIGAPPGYVGYDEAGQLTERVRRNPYAVVLFDEIEKAHPDVFTLLLQVLDDGRLTDGQGRTVDFRNAVIVMTSNLGAEVLASRSGAIGFTTTGRDFADDDLRDRVMGKLREAMRPEFLNRIDDIVLFRKLEKEQLREIVRLLLGASARRLASRDVAFHVTDAAVDRLAEVGYEPEYGARPLRRVIQREVDDRIADLFVSGELGDGGRVHVDADRSGFVVSAAGEALAA; encoded by the coding sequence TTGCCCGAAGACTTCACCCCCGGCGCCGGGGACGACGGCGCCCAGTCGTTCGACGAGTTCCTCGCGCGCTACCTCGCGGGCGAGCAGGCGCGTGCGCAACGATCGATCGACCTCAGCCGGTTCCTCAGCGCCCGCACGCAGGACGCCCTGCATGAGGCCGGCCGGTTCGCGCTGGGCCGCGGTCAGCGCGAGCTCGACGCCCTGCACGTGCTGCACGTTCTCGTCGGGCGCTCGCCCGCGAAGGATGCCGTGTCGCGCCTCGGGGCCGACCCCGCCGCGATCGCACGCGCCGCCGAGAGCCGCCTTCCCGCCGCGGCGGCCCCCGCCCACGTGGACGGTGCCGTCGTCGCCGGATCGGTGCAGCGCGCGCTCTTCCACGCTTTCCAGGTGGCCCGTGCGGCGGGGTCCACGTACGTCGACCCCGACCACCTCTTCTTCGCTCTCGTGCTCGCGCAGGACGCCCCCGCCGGGCAGATCCTCGCGCAGGCGGGAGTCACCGCCGAAGCACTGACGCAGGGCGTGCGCGAGACGGTCGTGGGCGGTGACGCTGCGTCGGCGCCGAGCGAGTCGGCATCCACCACCCCGAACCTCGACCGCTTCGGCACCGACCTCACCGCGCGCGCCGCCGCGGGCGAGCTCGACCCGGTGATCGGGCGTGCCGACGAGATCGAGCAGACCATCGAGATCCTCAGCCGTCGCACGAAGAACAACCCCGTGCTCATCGGCGAGGCCGGCGTCGGCAAGACCGCCGTCGTCGAGGGGCTGGCCCGGGCGATCGTCGCGGGCGAGGTTCCCGAGCAGCTGCGGGGCACCCGCGTGGTCTCCATCGACCTCGCCGCCATGCTCGCCGGCGCGAGGTACCGCGGCGACTTCGAGGAACGCCTCACTCAGACGATGGATGAGATCTCGGCATCCGAGAAGCTCGTCGTCTTCATCGACGAGGTGCACACCCTCGTCGGTGCGGGCGGATCGGGCGACGGATCGATGGACGCCGGCAACATCCTCAAGCCCCGCCTCGCGCGCGGCGACGTGCACCTGATCGGCGCGACGACCCTGCGCGAGTACCGCACGATCGAGAAGGATCCGGCTCTCGAACGCCGGCTCCAGCCGGTGCGCGTGGGCGAGCCCTCGATCCCGGATGCCGTGGAGATCCTGCGCGGACTCCGCCCCGCGTACGAGGAGCACCACGCCGTGACCTACACCGACGACGCCCTGCGTGCTGCGGTGGAGCTCAGCGACCGCTACCTCTCGGAGCGTGTTCTGCCCGACAAGGCGATCGACCTCATCGACCAGGCCGGAGCGCGTCTGCGTCTGCGCCTGGGCGTGTCCGTCGACACCTCCGCGCTGATCGAGCGGCTCGCAACTCTCGAGGCCGACAAGAACGCCGCCGTCTCGGCCGAGCACTATGAGGAGGCCTCGCGACTGCGCGACGAGATCTCCGCGGTGCAGGCCCGCCTCGACGAAGCGACCCGGACTCCCCACGTGGCCGCGGTCGTCGACGAGCCCGAGATCGCCGCAGTGATCAGCCGGGCCACGGGCATCCCCGTCGCGCGCCTGACCGCCACCGAGCGAGGACGCCTCGCCGACCTCGAGACCGAGCTGCACGCCCGGGTCATCGGACAGGATGATGCGGTCGCCGCCGTGGCCAAGGCCGTGCGCCGCAACCGCACGGGGATGGGAGACGAGAACCGTCCGGTCGGGTCGTTCCTGTTCCTCGGACCCACGGGTGTCGGCAAGACCGAGCTCGCGAAAGCCCTCGCCGGGTCGTTGTTCGACGACGACTCCGCGGTGATCCGCTTCGACATGAGCGAGTTCGGCGAGCGGCACACGGTGTCGCGCCTGATCGGTGCCCCTCCCGGATACGTCGGCTACGACGAGGCCGGCCAGCTCACCGAGCGCGTACGTCGCAACCCGTATGCGGTCGTGCTCTTCGACGAGATCGAGAAGGCCCACCCCGACGTGTTCACGTTGCTGCTGCAGGTGCTCGACGACGGTCGCCTCACCGACGGTCAGGGCCGCACGGTCGACTTCCGCAACGCCGTGATCGTCATGACGTCGAACCTGGGCGCCGAGGTGCTGGCATCCCGCTCGGGGGCCATCGGCTTCACCACGACCGGGCGCGACTTCGCCGACGACGACCTGCGCGACCGCGTGATGGGCAAGCTCCGCGAAGCCATGCGGCCGGAGTTCCTCAACCGCATCGACGACATCGTGCTGTTCCGCAAGCTCGAGAAGGAGCAGCTGCGCGAGATCGTCCGGCTGCTGCTGGGTGCCTCCGCGCGGCGGTTGGCCTCGCGGGACGTGGCGTTCCACGTCACCGACGCGGCCGTCGACCGGCTCGCCGAGGTCGGGTACGAGCCCGAGTACGGTGCGCGCCCGCTGCGCCGCGTCATCCAGCGCGAGGTCGACGACCGCATCGCCGATCTGTTCGTCTCGGGCGAGCTGGGCGACGGGGGCCGGGTGCACGTGGATGCCGACCGCTCGGGCTTCGTCGTGAGCGCGGCCGGGGAGGCGCTCGCCGCCTGA
- a CDS encoding LLM class flavin-dependent oxidoreductase, whose protein sequence is MSRIGTIFSPYPHPPEQLRDAARAAEDAGVEELWLWEDCFRSSAWAAAAAALAVTDHLRIGVGIAPLPLRNVAASAMEVATIERMFPGRLLPGFGHGVQDWMRQVGAKSASPLTLMHEQLPALRALLAGETVSAEGRYVKLRDVALDWPPAQAPLVYAAAEGPKTLTLAGAVADGVILDSRHTVAEIATAVDAVQAGRAEAGRAGRADVVAYVLTAFGPGAVERATAALGDREDAVDRVLAGSVSEVAEGVARFQAAGVDDVVLLPTDDVDLAAFISAVGQVTVAVPAAGGVS, encoded by the coding sequence ATGAGTCGTATCGGCACGATCTTCAGCCCCTACCCCCACCCTCCCGAGCAGCTGCGCGACGCCGCCCGGGCCGCCGAAGACGCCGGTGTCGAAGAGTTGTGGCTGTGGGAGGACTGCTTCCGCTCCTCGGCCTGGGCGGCGGCAGCCGCCGCGCTCGCCGTCACCGACCACCTGCGCATCGGGGTCGGTATCGCGCCGCTGCCGCTGCGCAACGTCGCCGCGTCGGCGATGGAGGTGGCGACGATCGAGCGCATGTTCCCCGGTCGGTTGCTGCCGGGCTTCGGCCACGGCGTGCAGGACTGGATGCGACAGGTCGGTGCCAAGTCCGCGTCGCCGCTGACGCTCATGCACGAGCAGCTGCCGGCGCTTCGCGCCCTGCTCGCGGGCGAGACCGTCAGCGCCGAGGGCCGGTACGTCAAGCTTCGCGATGTCGCTCTCGACTGGCCGCCCGCCCAGGCCCCGCTCGTGTACGCCGCGGCAGAAGGGCCGAAGACGCTGACTCTCGCGGGGGCGGTCGCCGACGGCGTGATCCTCGACAGCCGGCACACGGTCGCCGAGATCGCGACCGCGGTGGATGCCGTGCAGGCCGGTCGTGCCGAGGCGGGCCGCGCCGGACGTGCCGACGTGGTCGCCTACGTCCTCACCGCCTTCGGCCCCGGCGCCGTGGAGCGCGCGACGGCTGCGCTCGGCGACCGCGAAGACGCTGTCGACCGCGTGCTCGCGGGATCGGTGTCCGAGGTCGCCGAGGGGGTGGCGCGATTCCAGGCGGCGGGCGTCGACGACGTCGTTCTGCTGCCGACCGACGACGTCGATCTCGCGGCCTTCATCTCGGCGGTGGGCCAGGTGACCGTTGCCGTGCCCGCCGCGGGAGGCGTGTCATGA